One window of the Diospyros lotus cultivar Yz01 chromosome 12, ASM1463336v1, whole genome shotgun sequence genome contains the following:
- the LOC127787226 gene encoding phospholipase A(1) DAD1, chloroplastic-like produces MRLAVGGGLRPWKVQVPKQLVAEPVTNYGRAPPVLGGGRMRLMRLVITNSSKSVSGKSARGRVATPPAKLGDRWMEYQGSKNWEGLLDPLDDDLRSEILRYGEFVEAAYRSFEFDRLSPEYATCRHSRTSMMTQCGLGGSGYRLTRNLRATCGVQFPRWIERAPRWVSTPSSWIGYVAVCNDKDEIARLGRRDVVIAFRGTATCLEWIENLRATLTCLDGHASDNRDEDPMVESGFLSLYTSQTATCPSLQDAVRDEISKIIHSYRGEPLSITIVGHSLGAALATLTAFDITTTFDHAPPVTVISFGGPRVGNRSFRRQLDKAGTKILRIVNSDDLITKVPGFVIDNNDAADGKAVHVAGLSSWLQKRVEDTRWAYADVGRELRLCSSESPYVSKGDVAASHDLKTYLHLINGFVSSTCPFRATARRVLRKAKAKGYK; encoded by the coding sequence ATGAGGCTGGCCGTGGGTGGTGGACTCCGGCCGTGGAAAGTTCAAGTTCCGAAGCAATTGGTGGCGGAGCCAGTCACGAACTACGGCCGTGCTCCGCCAGTACTGGGCGGCGGGAGAATGCGGCTGATGAGGCTGGTCATCACCAATTCCAGCAAGTCAGTCTCGGGAAAATCTGCCCGGGGCCGTGTGGCCACGCCGCCGGCGAAGCTGGGTGACAGGTGGATGGAGTATCAAGGCAGCAAGAACTGGGAAGGCTTGCTTGATCCTCTCGACGACGATCTTCGGAGCGAGATTCTACGCTACGGGGAGTTCGTCGAGGCGGCCTACAGATCCTTCGAATTTGACAGGTTGTCGCCTGAGTATGCCACGTGTCGGCACTCCAGGACCTCAATGATGACTCAGTGCGGCCTTGGTGGCAGCGGATACCGGCTGACGAGGAATCTCCGTGCCACGTGCGGCGTCCAGTTCCCACGCTGGATCGAGAGGGCTCCCAGGTGGGTGTCCACCCCTTCTAGCTGGATTGGCTACGTGGCAGTGTGCAACGACAAGGACGAGATCGCCCGGCTCGGACGCCGGGACGTTGTGATCGCATTCCGGGGTACTGCCACGTGTTTGGAGTGGATTGAGAATTTACGCGCCACTTTGACATGTTTGGATGGTCACGCAAGTGATAATCGTGAtgaagatccaatggtggagaGCGGGTTTCTGAGCTTGTACACATCGCAGACTGCCACGTGTCCAAGTCTCCAAGACGCAGTGAGAGACGAGATCTCGAAAATCATCCATTCCTACCGTGGCGAGCCCCTCAGCATTACAATTGTGGGCCACAGTCTTGGCGCAGCTCTAGCTACGCTCACCGCATTCGATATAACCACCACATTCGATCACGCGCCGCCGGTGACCGTGATCTCGTTCGGAGGTCCACGTGTCGGGAACAGAAGCTTCCGGCGCCAATTGGACAAGGCCGGGACAAAGATTCTGCGCATCGTCAACTCCGATGACCTCATCACGAAAGTGCCCGGCTTCGTGATTGACAATAATGACGCCGCAGACGGGAAGGCGGTCCACGTGGCGGGGCTGTCGAGCTGGCTTCAGAAGCGCGTGGAGGACACGCGGTGGGCCTACGCTGACGTGGGAAGGGAGCTGAGGCTTTGTAGCAGTGAGTCCCCCTACGTTTCCAAAGGAGATGTCGCGGCGTCTCACGATCTGAAGACGTATCTTCACTTGATCAACGGGTTTGTGAGCTCCACGTGTCCATTCAGGGCCACTGCAAGGCGGGTGCTAAggaaagccaaagccaaaggGTACAAGTAG